Proteins from a genomic interval of Colletotrichum higginsianum IMI 349063 chromosome 6, whole genome shotgun sequence:
- a CDS encoding Hydroxyneurosporene synthase, translating to MFLIPTAAALAVLARLAHGSILEISPTYHNGSVVVERLSVDGNLDGPKIQTSANRSSFDFCGEALATSNAVINTCSGGIAGIWGETGASFRGTDLQKANVEYDILLDMASIGIKGNVVLKSRAPARYPCDFNVPGVNQELLPHLSWSNAVPDAEATVNLDINGTSLSFSNGIGYHDKNWGDAPVYTKARSWDWGHARFGPYSVVWFDILDRTNTERFHAFVAKDGNPVLLSCADSILQVRQWGGDAAYPPVSGLGHVDGLTARFTLEDGQVLVANVTTDLLIENLGGGIFTRAIGSVKGGVVGQEIFEGRAMYDENIFG from the exons ATGTTCCTGATTCCGACAGCCGCAGCCTTAGCTGTGCTCGCACGCCTTGCGCACGGAAGCATTCTCGAAATCTCGCCGACTTACCATAATGGGAGCGTGGTTGTCGAAAGGCTTTCCGTCGACGGCAATCTTGATGGACCCAAGATCCAAACCTCGGCGAACCGCTCCTCGTTTGACTTTTG CGGCGAGGCGTTGGCCACAAGCAACGCGGTCATCAACACCTGTTCGGGAGGCATTGCCGGTATCTGGGGCGAGACGGGAGCCAGCTTTCGGGGGACAGACCTACAAAAGGCCAATGTCGAGTATGACATACTTCTAGATATGGCTAGCATCGGCATCAAGGGCAATGTGGTGCTGAAGTCG CGCGCGCCAGCGCGTTACCCCTGCGACTTCAACGTCCCCGGCGTAAACCAGGAACTTCTCCCCCATCTCTCCTGGTCGAATGCCGTCCCTGATGCCGAGGCAACAGTCAACCTGGACATCAACGGCACTTCCCTTAGTTTCAGCAACGGAATCGgctaccacgacaagaacTGGGGCGACGCGCCAGTCTACACCAAAGCCAGGTCCTGGGACTGGGGCCACGCGCGGTTCGGCCCCTACTCGGTCGTCTGGTTCGATATCCTCGACCGCACCAACACGGAGCGCTTTCATGCCTTCGTCGCCAAGGATGGGAACCCTGTTCTCCTGAGTTGTGCCGATTCGATCTTGCAGGTGCGCCAGTGGGGAGGGGACGCGGCGTATCCGCCGGTTTCGGGGCTCGGGCACGTGGACGGGCTGACAGCTCGCTTTACTCTCGAAGACGGGCAAGTGCTGGTGGCTAACGTGACGACCGATCTGCTGATTGAAAACTTGGGCGGCGGTATTTTTACCCGAGCCATCGGATCCGTGAAGGGGGGTGTTGTAGGCCAAGAGATCTTTGAAGGTCGCGCAATGTACGACGAGAACATCTTCGGCTAG
- a CDS encoding EC28 protein, which translates to METVLVGLLMVRNNGTRMNQKTYMLVTSIAASTEKTNKTTFISMGLAAKQEVGDCLQGVPDAEEVVRSQQRLSNVAESSIDCVDV; encoded by the exons ATGGAGACCGTCCTCGTGGGCTTGTTGATGGTGAGGAACAACGGCACCAGGATGAACCAGAAGACATACATGTTGGTGACGTCCATCGCTGCCTCGACTGAGAAAACCAACAAGACCACCTTCATTTCCATGGGGTTGGCGGCGAAGCAAGAAGTCGGAGATTGCCTCCAGGGTGTCCCAGACGCAGAGGAGGTCGTCCGTAGTCAGCAGAGG TTATCCAACGTCGCGGAGTCGAGCATCGATTGTGTCGACGTCTAG
- a CDS encoding ABC transporter translates to MLAQLGFVIAENFYLVIVVLAMIAVLWLIQKVCLRTDRQLCLLELSSRAYLCSHRIETLDGLATIRAFQSQEKVEEVASDLIEGIQRPMYLFFCLKRWLALVLDLCVAAIAVIIMATAMTTRGTSPWPGQSWDQLWESLVRIKHASEVMWAPESCSVSNTSQQVIHEEKVEHNDAAVEFRGVTASYLQGGPSVLKDFSFMARDGQTVGICGASGSGKSTVLLALLGLLHIEKGFVLVGDKDIRILNDCELHASIGVVPQEPLFLPGRTVRDHVDTMHQATDEQIKDKLRQSVATVAQDCTLG, encoded by the exons ATGTTGGCGCAACTAGGGTTCGTCATAGCGGAAAACTTTTACCTTGTGATTGTTGTTCTGGCAATGATAGCAGTTCTTTGGCTAATACAAAAGGTTTGCCTTCGCACAGATCGCCAGCTTTGTCTTCTTGAGCTATCATCTAGAGCATATCTTTGCTCGCACAGAATAGAGACTCTGGACGGCCTGGCAACCATCCGCGCCTTTCAGTCTCAGGAGAAAGTTGAGGAGGTGGCTAGCGATTTAATCGAAGGGATCCAACGACCAATGTACCTCTTCTTCTGCCTAAAGCGATGGCTCGCCCTTGTCTTGGACCTCTGCGTTGCTGCCATAGCGGTCATTATCATGGCAACGGCGATGACAACCCGTGGCA CTTCACCATGGCCTGGACAGAGTTGGGATCAGCTATGGGAATCACTTGTTCGCATCAAGCACGCCAGCGAAGTGATGTGGGCGCCTGAGTCTTGCAGCGTCTCAAACACATCGCAGCAGGTCATCCACGAAGAGAAAGTAGAACACAACGATGCAGCTGTGGAGTTCCGCGGAGTCACGGCCTCATACCTTCAGGGAGGACCTTCTGTGCTGAAGGACTTTTCTTTCATGGCCCGTGATGGTCAGACGGTTGGTATTTGTGGTGCCAGCGGCAGTGGCAAGTCAACTGTTTTACTCGCCCTACTGGGTCTACTACACATCGAAAAAGGCTTCGTGCTCGTGGGCGATAAGGACATCCGGATACTTAACGACTGTGAACTCCATGCGAGCATAGGAGTTGTACCGCAGGAGCCGCTATTTCTTCCAGGCAGAACGGTTCGAGATCACGTGGATACCATGCATCAGGCGACAGATGAACAGATCAAGGACAAGTTGCGCCAG AGTGTTGCTACAGTCGCCCAGGATTGTACTCTTGGATGA
- a CDS encoding Nonribosomal peptide synthetase, protein MNAPQYGKRLIPQVLDEIANTDPDAEIFSAPRSSDPKDGWKKVTYWQVANAVNRIAQLIVGKKGRPEPGTFPTLTYIGPSDVRYAIITIACIKAGYKALLISPRNSHKGQMNLLEQTDCNIICCDSSFDHVVQPLAKERQMDIIVVSSAEAWLEDTEVQHFPYIKTFEEAKMDPVVVLHTSGSTGLPKPVVLRVAMVAVGDAFHNLPDFMGSMNCIKSITLGERLFLPMPLFHAAGCCMSILSAIYWKHPVALGFTNRPLTPQAVLDALQYANIDNVILPPSILEEMASMPEGVDWLKKMKRVHFGGGNLARDAGDLLTKAGVPVSSLIASTETGVLPYFFQKNLNLWQWFIIDSDCMGVNWRQITEEEDIYEQIIVRKDEEDPLQGIFYTFPEAKEYSTKDLYCKHPTLPNHWRYYGRADNIITLSNGEKLNPLTIEEIVTGHPRVKGAIVAGAMRFQPLLIIEPIEDIKSGEEEKLIDDIWPLVVKANKETVAHGQISRQFISVTSAKKPFPRAGKGTIQRHMALKLYNDEINEWYKKAEDNTEFVPVDIDIDITSQQALTSSIEKLFQHSLGSRALSADTDFFNAGIDSMQIINASRILRHGLKAAGANISADTIATRVIYGHPTPRQLSAYLIDCIRNQADDNSTTTAEDGSGRPNHDVAVMESLIQEYTRDLPQMHGSKPAPNDQGQTILITGTTGSLGSYMLDFMESNPAVTKVICLNRSNDGYERQMEISAERGLNTSWKKTEFLCADLSKSNLGLKPDVYNRLLKEADRIIHNAWPVNFNISLETFKPHIRGVRHFIDFSLHATKNVPIIFISSIGTVNRWAGPIPVPEEKLEDLSLPTGGYGRSKLVSSLILDEATQSSGVPTAIVRVGQIAGPQSKSGCWNRQEWLPSIVASSVYLGILPKDLGDESMVNWTPVEGIANLILEVSGIAAPVPLQKINGYFHGVNPRTIEWEKLAIAIKSFYGDRIEKLVSFKEWSKALEESASLARDVEKNPGIKLLDFYQDLASGGGTVKLSMERTMEQSKTMKEMQAVTPELVQNWCRQWGF, encoded by the exons ATGAACGCGCCGCAATACGGAAAGCGCTTGATTCCCCAAGTACTTGACGAGATCGCCAACACAGATCCCGACGCGGAAATCTTCTCGGCGCCTCGCTCATCCGACCCCAAGGATGGATGGAAGAAAGTGACCTACTGGCAGGTTGCGAACGCGGTAAACCGCATAGCTCAGCTGATTGTCGGCAAAAAGGGCAGACCTGAACCGGGGACCTTTCCCACGCTCACCTATATCGGACCAAGCGATGTGCGCTACGCAATTATTACAATCGCCTGTATCAAGGCAGGATACAAG GCCTTGTTAATCTCACCCAGAAATTCTCACAAGGGTCAGATGAATCTTTTGGAGCAGACAGACTGCAACATTATCTGCTGCGACTCATCATTTGACCATGTTGTCCAGCCTCTGGCAAAAGAGCGTCAAATGGACATTATTGTGGTCAGCTCTGCTGAAGCTTGGCTTGAAGACACTGAGGTGCAGCATTTCCCTTACATCAAGACCTTTGAAGAGGCCAAGATGGACCCAGTTGTTGTGCTCCATACAAGCGGTAGTACTGGCCTGCCGAAGCCTGTTGTTCTCCGTGTTGCTATGGTTGCTGTTGGCGATGCTTTTCACAACCTCCCAGACTTTATGGGTTCCATGAACTGCATCAAGTCCATCACGCTTGGCGAGCGCCTCTTTCTGCCAATGCCTCTTTTTCACGCTGCTGGGTGCTGCATGTCAATCTTGTCTGCCATCTACTGGAAACACCCTGTTGCCCTTGGCTTTACAAATCGTCCTTTAACGCCGCAGGCTGTTCTCGATGCTCTTCAGTACGCCAATATCGACAATGTTATATTGCCCCCCTCGATATTGGAAGAGATGGCTAGTATGCCTGAGGGTGTTGACTGGTTGAAAAAGATGAAGAGGGTGCATTTTGGCGGCGGTAACCTCGCCCGTGATGCCGGGGACTTGCTTACCAAGGCCGGAGTCCCTGTATCCAGCCTTATTGCGTCCACTGA AACCGGTGTTCTGCCGTATTTCTTCCAGAAGAACCTAAATCTCTGGCAATGGTTCATTATCGATTCAGACTGCATGGGAGTCAACTGGCGCCAAATTACTGAAGAGGAAGATATCTACGAACAAATTATCGTGCGCAAGGATGAAGAGGATCCTCTTCAGGGTATCTTCTACACTTTCCCTGAGGCTAAGGAGTATAGTACGAAGGATCTGTACTGCAAGCACCCCACGCTGCCTAACCACTGGAGGTACTACGGTCGAGCTGATAACATTATCACCTTATCCAATGGTGAGAAGTTAAACCCTTTAACTATCGAGGAAATTGTTACAGGTCATCCGAGAGTCAAGGGCGCCATCGTTGCTGGAGCTATGCGCTTCCAGCCTCTCCTCATTATCGAACCTATAGAGGACATCAAGtctggggaggaggagaagctcaTTGACGATATCTGGCCACTGGTTGTCAAGGCCAACAAAGAGACTGTTGCCCATGGCCAGATTAGTCGCCAGTTCATCAGCGTCACCTCCGCCAAGAAACCTTTTCCCCGCGCTGGAAAGGGTACCATACAGCGACATATGGCTTTGAAACTTTACAATGATGAAATCAATGAATGGTACAAGAAAGCTGAGGATAACACGGAATTTGTTCCAGTCGATATCGATATCGACATCACCTCTCAGCAGGCTCTCACCAGCTCCATCGAGAAACTCTTCCAGCACAGCCTTGGTAGCAGAGCCTTGTCTGCGGATACCGATTTCTTCAATGCTGGAATCGACTCTATGCAGATCATCAACGCCTCCCGTATCCTCCGCCATGGGCTCAAGGCTGCTGGTGCCAACATCTCCGCAGACACGATCGCCACCCGTGTTATATACGGGCACCCAACCCCTAGACAGTTGTCTGCCTATCTTATCGACTGCATCAGAAATCAAGCCGACGACAATAGTACGACGACAGCTGAGGATGGTTCCGGTCGCCCCAACCACGATGTAGCCGTCATGGAGTCGCTGATCCAGGAGTACACCCGCGATTTGCCCCAGATGCATGGCAGCAAGCCCGCGCCCAACGACCAGGGCCAGACCATTCTTATCACTGGTACAACAGGTTCTCTTGGGTCTTACATGCTCGACTTCATGGAGTCCAACCCTGCGGTAACAAAAGTTATCTGCCTCAACCGCAGCAACGATGGCTACGAACGCCAGATGGAGATAAGTGCCGAGCGTGGCCTCAACACCAGCTGGAAAAAGACTGAATTCCTCTGCGCGGACTTGTCAAAGAGCAATCTTGGCCTCAAGCCCGATGTTTACAATAGACTTCTAAAGGAAGCCGACCGCATTATCCACAACGCCTGGCCTGTCAACTTCAATATCTCCTTGGAGACCTTTAAGCCGCATATTCGGGGCGTCCGCCACTTCATCGACTTCTCCCTCCATGCTACCAAGAATGTGCCTATTATATTCATCAGTAGTATTGGCACTGTCAACCGTTGGGCTGGCCCTATCCCAGTTcccgaggagaagcttgAGGACTTGTCTCTGCCAACTGGCGGCTATGGACGCTCTAAGCTAGTCAGCTCTCTGATTCTCGATGAGGCAACTCAGAGTTCTGGTGTTCCAACCGCCATCGTTCGTGTTGGTCAAATTGCTGGTCCTCAGTCCAAGTCCGGTTGCTGGAATCGTCAAGAATGGCTGCCGTCCATTGTCGCTAGCTCAGTCTATCTTGGAATCTTGCCCAAGGACCTTGGCGACGAGAGCATGGTCAACTGGACGCCGGTTGAGGGCATTGCCAACCTGATACTCGAAGTCTCGGGAATTGCTGCGCCCGTCCCTCTACAGAAAATCAACGGGTACTTTCACGGCGTCAACCCCCGCACTATCGAGTGGGAGAAGCTTGCAATCGCGATCAAGTCCTTTTACGGTGACCGCATAGAGAAGCTTGTCTCATTCAAGGAGTGGTCTAAAGCTTTGGAGGAGAGTGCGTCCTTGGCAAGAGATGTCGAGAAGAACCCTGGGATAAAGCTGCTCGATTTCTACCAAGATTTGGCTTCTGGTGGGGGGACTGTTAAGTTGTCGATGGAGCGTACTATGGAACAGAGCAAAACGATGAAGGAGATGCAGGCTGTAACTCCAGAGCTGGTGCAGAACTGGTGTAGACAGTGGGGATTCTGA